The Nitriliruptor alkaliphilus DSM 45188 genome includes a region encoding these proteins:
- a CDS encoding protein kinase domain-containing protein: MAATGERGRVLADRYELRDKLGHGGAGTVWRGHDRALDRPVAVKLLHADLAGDRAAGTRFRTEATAAAKLTHPNAVLVYDLGQDLDETYLVMELVEGVNLGDILDDGPLPAGLAAALGAQVASALGTAHAAGIVHRDVKPANVLVTVDGAAKLADFGIARALGAATSRLTRTGTVLGTARYLAPEQLRDDPIDARADVYALGLVLHEALTGRAPFGEGNAVEVAARRLTTVLPHVSDLMPGIPPGLEEVIEWSTRVDPRERPTDGNDLADALRAFASRGADTAIAARVARVPQRNTTPVASERIAPIDVAGSPPEPLDAPPAPPVDPGVPLDPGGDAAPADEPPIGSTRAIPVTDTAGGAAAVPAAPRDATSAYSELPGDEATAAPAGPSTGRRWLVGVVAAIAVLLGAIALNAANDGTLEPGDDAGTPTASGDAEGEPLPVAASGDLDPEGDLREHGDQVENAHDGDADTFWPTETYRSSDFSGLPKSGVGIWLELEEPQALDRVEVELNVAGGSLELYASDQGPPDDEQLPGDWGTRLGGGEVPDARLQFPNLPRGEIRTVVLWFTDLPESSRSGWRAEVRDVRLIGR, translated from the coding sequence GTGGCAGCGACAGGCGAGCGGGGCCGTGTCCTCGCGGACCGCTACGAGCTGCGCGACAAGCTCGGTCACGGGGGTGCCGGGACGGTGTGGCGCGGCCACGACCGGGCGCTCGACCGTCCGGTGGCCGTCAAGCTGCTGCACGCCGACCTGGCCGGCGACCGGGCTGCCGGGACCCGCTTCCGCACCGAGGCGACGGCAGCGGCGAAGCTGACCCACCCGAACGCGGTCCTGGTCTACGACCTCGGACAGGACCTCGACGAGACCTACCTGGTCATGGAGCTGGTCGAGGGCGTCAACCTCGGCGACATCCTCGACGACGGCCCCCTCCCGGCGGGCCTCGCTGCCGCGCTCGGTGCGCAGGTGGCCAGCGCGCTCGGGACGGCGCACGCTGCTGGGATCGTGCACCGCGACGTCAAGCCCGCCAACGTGCTGGTGACGGTGGACGGCGCCGCCAAGCTGGCCGACTTCGGCATCGCGCGCGCCCTCGGAGCCGCCACGTCCCGGCTCACCCGGACCGGCACCGTCCTCGGCACGGCGCGGTACCTGGCTCCCGAACAGCTGCGCGACGACCCGATCGACGCCCGCGCCGACGTCTACGCCCTCGGGCTGGTCCTGCACGAGGCCCTGACCGGGCGCGCACCGTTCGGTGAGGGCAACGCCGTCGAGGTCGCCGCGCGGCGCCTGACCACGGTGCTGCCCCACGTCAGCGACCTCATGCCCGGCATCCCCCCGGGCCTCGAGGAGGTCATCGAGTGGTCGACGCGCGTCGATCCGCGGGAGCGCCCGACGGACGGCAACGACCTGGCCGACGCCCTCCGCGCGTTCGCCTCACGTGGTGCCGACACGGCCATCGCGGCCCGCGTCGCCCGTGTGCCCCAGCGCAACACCACGCCCGTCGCCTCGGAGCGGATCGCTCCGATCGACGTGGCAGGCTCACCACCCGAACCGCTCGACGCGCCGCCTGCGCCCCCGGTGGATCCGGGTGTCCCGCTCGACCCGGGCGGCGACGCTGCGCCGGCGGACGAGCCGCCCATCGGCAGCACCCGGGCCATCCCGGTCACCGACACCGCGGGGGGCGCGGCCGCCGTGCCCGCCGCCCCCCGGGACGCGACCTCCGCCTACTCCGAGCTGCCCGGCGACGAGGCAACGGCGGCGCCTGCCGGCCCCTCCACAGGACGCCGCTGGCTGGTCGGTGTCGTGGCGGCGATCGCCGTGCTGCTCGGCGCCATCGCACTGAACGCCGCCAACGACGGCACGCTCGAACCCGGGGACGACGCCGGCACACCGACGGCCAGCGGCGACGCCGAGGGCGAGCCCCTCCCCGTCGCGGCATCGGGGGACCTCGACCCCGAGGGTGACCTGCGCGAGCACGGCGACCAGGTCGAGAACGCGCACGACGGCGACGCCGACACCTTCTGGCCCACCGAGACCTACCGTTCCTCGGACTTCAGTGGCCTGCCGAAATCCGGTGTCGGCATCTGGCTCGAGCTCGAGGAACCGCAGGCGCTCGACCGCGTCGAGGTCGAGCTCAACGTGGCCGGTGGCAGCCTCGAGCTGTACGCATCGGACCAGGGGCCGCCCGACGACGAGCAGCTCCCCGGCGACTGGGGGACCCGGCTGGGCGGTGGCGAGGTCCCCGACGCCCGCCTGCAGTTCCCGAACCTGCCGCGCGGCGAGATCCGCACGGTGGTGCTGTGGTTCACCGATCTGCCCGAGAGCAGCCGGAGCGGCTGGCGGGCCGAGGTCCGCGACGTACGCCTCATCGGACGCTGA
- a CDS encoding aldo/keto reductase — MPYRRLGRSGLKVSVLSFGSWVTFKNQVDVERAVECMSAAYDAGVNFFDNAEAYAGGESERIMGDAIRQLGWERHSYVVSSKFFWGLHDGPNSRNTLNRKYLIEAVEGSLERFGLDHLDLVYCHRADPETPIEETARAMHDVVERGWALYWGTSEWTADEIRAAWEVCDRYGWHKPIVEQPQYNLFHRRRVEKEYARLYEDIGLGTTIWSPLASGLLTGKYIDGVPSDSRAALEGFGWLAESLTDEQKNATVRELATVADELGGSLAQLAIAWCASNPNVSSVITGASRVEQVHDNMGAVALLPKLTPEVKDRIEAIVG; from the coding sequence ATGCCCTACCGCCGGCTCGGCCGCAGCGGCCTGAAGGTCAGCGTCCTGTCCTTCGGGTCGTGGGTGACCTTCAAGAACCAGGTGGACGTCGAACGTGCGGTCGAGTGCATGTCCGCCGCCTACGACGCCGGTGTCAACTTCTTCGACAACGCCGAGGCCTACGCCGGGGGTGAGTCGGAGCGCATCATGGGCGACGCGATCCGCCAGCTCGGCTGGGAGCGTCACTCCTACGTGGTGTCGTCGAAGTTCTTCTGGGGGCTGCACGACGGCCCGAACTCCCGCAACACCCTCAACCGCAAGTACCTCATCGAGGCCGTCGAGGGGTCGCTCGAGCGCTTCGGCCTCGATCACCTCGACCTCGTCTACTGCCACCGCGCGGACCCCGAGACCCCCATCGAGGAGACCGCGCGGGCGATGCACGACGTCGTCGAGCGTGGCTGGGCCCTGTACTGGGGTACCTCGGAGTGGACCGCCGACGAGATCCGCGCCGCGTGGGAGGTCTGCGACCGCTACGGCTGGCACAAGCCGATCGTCGAGCAGCCCCAGTACAACCTGTTCCACCGTCGTCGGGTGGAGAAGGAGTACGCGCGGCTGTACGAGGACATCGGGCTCGGTACCACGATCTGGTCGCCGCTCGCGTCGGGCCTCCTGACCGGCAAGTACATCGACGGCGTGCCGTCGGACTCACGCGCGGCGCTCGAGGGGTTCGGGTGGCTCGCCGAGTCCCTCACCGACGAGCAGAAGAACGCGACGGTCCGGGAACTGGCGACGGTCGCCGACGAGCTCGGCGGCAGCCTGGCCCAGCTGGCCATCGCCTGGTGCGCCTCGAACCCGAACGTGTCCTCGGTCATCACCGGTGCCTCCCGCGTCGAGCAGGTGCACGACAACATGGGCGCGGTGGCGCTGCTCCCGAAGCTGACCCCCGAGGTCAAGGACCGCATCGAGGCCATCGTCGGGTGA
- a CDS encoding NAD-dependent epimerase/dehydratase family protein — protein sequence MSEVLVTGATGFVGGRIARRLAERGVDVVALVRSPSDALADLGIAQRTVALQDLEGIQAVAGQARAIVHAAATAGPDHATADEVNVHGTRGVTGAALLSDLRLIHISTTSVYDLAAVGDTVVDELAPLVARDDTPLVSSSGNAYATTKALAEGEVVRAVQSGLVGAVLRPPAVLGAGPTSTWGTRVPRRIRDGEALPIAEDSTFGWVHVEDLVDAVLAALDADPEVVRGLITNVVGGHVPFATYRDAVRAIVGGPQVPTPEDAMAWRGSYATTQLLQTLDVRPSRTFEEAMDEIRTSWEHGDLDA from the coding sequence GTGAGCGAGGTCCTGGTCACTGGCGCGACGGGGTTCGTGGGAGGACGGATCGCCCGACGCCTGGCCGAACGCGGCGTCGACGTGGTGGCCCTGGTCCGGTCGCCGTCCGACGCGCTGGCCGATCTCGGCATCGCCCAGCGCACCGTGGCGCTGCAGGACCTCGAGGGCATCCAGGCCGTGGCCGGCCAGGCGCGGGCGATCGTGCACGCCGCCGCCACGGCAGGCCCCGACCACGCCACGGCGGACGAGGTCAACGTCCACGGCACGCGCGGAGTGACCGGCGCCGCGTTGCTGTCGGACCTGCGCCTGATCCACATCTCGACCACGTCGGTCTACGACCTCGCCGCGGTCGGTGACACCGTCGTGGACGAACTGGCTCCCCTCGTGGCCCGCGACGACACGCCGCTGGTCAGCAGCTCCGGCAACGCCTACGCCACGACGAAGGCGCTGGCCGAGGGGGAGGTCGTGCGCGCGGTCCAGAGCGGGCTCGTCGGCGCCGTCCTCCGCCCACCGGCGGTGCTCGGCGCCGGGCCGACCTCGACCTGGGGAACGCGGGTCCCCCGACGCATCCGCGACGGCGAGGCGCTCCCCATCGCCGAGGACAGCACCTTCGGCTGGGTCCACGTCGAGGACCTGGTCGACGCGGTCCTGGCCGCGTTGGACGCCGACCCCGAGGTCGTGCGCGGCCTGATCACCAACGTGGTCGGCGGGCACGTGCCCTTCGCCACCTACCGGGATGCGGTCCGAGCGATCGTCGGTGGACCGCAGGTACCGACGCCCGAGGACGCGATGGCGTGGCGCGGGAGCTACGCGACGACGCAGCTGCTCCAGACCCTCGACGTGCGACCCTCGCGTACGTTCGAGGAGGCCATGGACGAGATCCGCACGAGCTGGGAGCACGGTGACCTCGATGCCTGA